The Thermofilaceae archaeon region CCACGCTTCACTAAATTGCCACGCTCCAAGCCCGATTCTAGATATCTTCAACCCTGTTTTTCCGAGGGTTGTATACTCCATGAGGATGGCTGGCTGACAAACAGTATATAAACCTTTCTACTGTCATATTAGACAATTATAAACAGATAAATTAAAAATGAAAATATTACATAAATGTTAATCTAAGGGTTATTATTGATTGCTGTCTACCTTTCTGAGTAAATGGCAACTCTAAGATTAATTCTTCTCCTTCAATGTTCCACGCCACCTGTAAACCTCTCACGCTGCCATCTAGGAGTTCCACCGAGAGTATCTTGCGCCCCAACCTTCGTGCATAGGCTACGGGCTCCCTAAGCCTTAGCTTCTCAGCCGTGCCCAGTAGTACCGCGTAAGCTACATCACCGCTAGGGTAGAAGCTTCTGCTAGTGTAGCGTACATCTCCGGGCGAGAACTTGAACTCTCGCTCGCCGAAAAAGCCTCCCTTGAGCCTCGTTGGCCCCTCTCCGTACGTTACCCAAGGCCTCGAAGCGTAGATGGCCTCACCGTTAACGGATAACCAGTCGCCCAATCCCTTCAGCAGCCTCGCTTGCTCGTGCGGTATCGTGCCGTCAGGCCTCGGCCCTATGTTGAGTAGGAGGTTGCCACCCTTGCTGACGACATCGACGAAGTGACCGATTAAAGCCTCTAGAGGCTTATACTCGTGATCGCGGATGTAACCCCACGACTTATAGCACACGGAGGTATCGGCTTGCCACGGTTCTCGCCTAACATCGTCGAGCGTCCCCCTCTCAACGTCAGGGACGGCTGTGCCCTCCCTGAAGGCCTCATGTTTGTAGTTGATCACTCCCTCCAGCCCCCAGCTATCCATCCTGTTGTAGTAGAAGGCCGCAAAGGCGAGCAGATAGGGTTCAAAGGCCGGGTTCGCGATCCACCAGTCGAAGTAGAACACCTGGGGCCTGTA contains the following coding sequences:
- a CDS encoding alpha-L-fucosidase — encoded protein: MEKPRQILRDIPYPSKGPFEPDWSSLKSYRTPKWYIDAKLGIFIHWGVYSVPAFGNEWYPRNMYIKGSPEYEFHLKTFGPHSEFGYKDFIPDFTAENWDPDSWARLFEQSGAKYVVLVAEHHDGFALWDCSYTRWCAARMGPRRDLVRELADAVRDRGLVFGVSYHRAEHWWFFEPGTRIDSDVNDPRYRDLYGPARPASLNPRDPPGPSNEYPDDRFLMDWLLRAAELVEKYRPQVFYFDWWIANPAFEPYLLAFAAFYYNRMDSWGLEGVINYKHEAFREGTAVPDVERGTLDDVRREPWQADTSVCYKSWGYIRDHEYKPLEALIGHFVDVVSKGGNLLLNIGPRPDGTIPHEQARLLKGLGDWLSVNGEAIYASRPWVTYGEGPTRLKGGFFGEREFKFSPGDVRYTSRSFYPSGDVAYAVLLGTAEKLRLREPVAYARRLGRKILSVELLDGSVRGLQVAWNIEGEELILELPFTQKGRQQSIITLRLTFM